The Fusarium falciforme chromosome 4, complete sequence genomic interval TTTCGACCAGAGTATCCTGTGACCAGAAGGGGTGACTTGGCGCCAGCCAGGGCCTCGGAGATCTTGGTGACAGCGCTCTTGGGAAGTCCTCCGAGCTCGATGGGGTCCCAGTGCTGCTGCTTGAGGGAGTAGGGCTGGAGATCAGCCTCCATTACCTCTCGTGCACCGCACAGATATACCGGACCTTGAGGGTCTGAGGTGGCGAACTGCAGGGCGCGGTTGACCATTTGCTTAACGTTGGATCCAGTCTTGATCTCGGCCGAGTATCGGCAGTACTGGGAGAGGATCTGCTTCTGATCGGGGACATCCTGGATCCAGTGGATGTACTCAGTACGGCTGCCGCGGTGCTCTCCTTCCTGAGTGAAAGGTGAAAGACCAGCAAACACCAATACAGGGGCTCTGCCAGTGGAGGCATTATGGACAGCTGCTCCAAGGCCCTGAGtaccaacatcaacatgcACGATAACGCACTGAGGCTTGCCTGTTAACCGGGCATAGCCATCAGCCATGGACATGGCCACCATCTTTCAGATCGTCACGTCAGTTTCTGAAGTTCAAGTCTGCAAGGTCAGACATACCTCATTGGGACAGGTGATGATTGTGGGAAATTTGCCCTTTGCCTCACGCTGACCCTTAACCATGGCCTCGATAATACTGGGGTGGTCGGAACCCAAGTTGACAAAGCAATGGGTGATGCCAGCCTCCCAGATGGCCTCGAAGAAGGCAAAAGATGCGGTGTACATCTTGGGGTTTGCTGACGAATACGGACGAGAGATGAGACTTGTGGGGGAAGGGCGATGCAGAGCAGTCGAAGGACCAGACTTTTGGTCCCTGGCTGCTACTGTATGacgagttgaagaagaagcagaatgACGCCCGCGGACGGAGGAGGACGCAGCGGCAGTGTTATATCCGCGCAGAGCAGAGGCCCCTGTAGGTCCACGGCGTACCCAGAGGCTCGGGGCGACCAATCCGGAGCGCTGTAGTAGGGCCATGGTTCGGTAGGATTGTGCTTTTATGGCGCATTGTCAGTATTACGCAGTTCCTACTGTAGACGTGGGACATGAGGAGACACGCTGTGATGTTGCCGAAGGGGTCCCGGGGATCGGAGGACGGAGGGGTAGTGTGGTTGGGGCAGGGGTTTGTTAGCGGCCCGCCTTGGCGACCGGGAGTGAGAGACGGGATGTGAAGATGGGGGGTCCCTTGTGGAGGCTCCGTCTTGCAGCGACCGGGGGTTGGCATCTTGGGATTTTAGACGAAGGGGATCAGACGAGGAGTGGATGGTGAACAGCAGATGAGACGGGAGCACTTGGACCAGGGACGGAACGAAGAGTGGGCGGGTATAGGGATTTGTGGATATGATGTTGGTAGGCGAAGGAAAGGTTGTTTGCGAGATGACAGGGTGGGCGAGTTCGGTGTAGGAGGGGTTGTCAAGGTGAGAAAAGGTGAGTGAGGATGTAAGTGAGGCTGGTAGGTATGTATGGCCAGCAGGGATGCCAAAGATACAGGTCAAGGTAAGGGTGTGGTAAAGTGCAAGATAACAACAACTCGCCAATGAACCTACCTCACGTACAACTCGTCTGGTGATAACTTCAAACCAAAAGAACCAATGAGGTGTAGAGTTGGAAAGTCAAGCTTGTTAGTTTTAAGATGTATGAAAGAAGAAACAAAGCATAACTAGTTCCCGAAAGTCCGGGTTTTGTTTGCCGCCTCGTCGAACCGCAACAACCTTCTCCGCTCCCTTCCCCGCGGATGCAAACATTTGGAATTTGTTAACACCCCCCTTTGTTACGTCCAGGTGGGTCTTTGTGCCGTGGCTGGCCGTATCAAGACGCGGAGTAGATGATGCTCACGAGGGCACATAGAGCTTCGGGTTCAGTTACCCAGAGGACAAGATAGAGGATGCGGGGTTGCGCGGGAGCTAATTGTGGGAATAGGGTGTTCTTGACAAGCGTATTTGGAATTGGCGTGCATAGAGTTGAACCTCTTGATAAGGCGAAGTCTCCGAGGCAATATCTTTGCCAATTTCACCTTATGAATAGCCGTGCGCACCTTGAGGATTGATTTCCCACGTGCATCCCCTGGCCTAGAGCCTCATGCTATTTTATCCAGACACGAGACGACAACGTGGTCAGGCAAGGACCCTCGACATCGACCTGAACTTGAGGTGCTTGCAGGGTGGGGAATTCAGCCGCCGACAGGACTCCTCTTAGTGGGTTGAGGATCCTCTTCGCATGCCACCTTTTGGCCTGTACCCTATAAGCGATGGTATCATGAGTGGGCGGTTAGCATCGTAAGGCATCACGCTGAAAAGCATCACAGACATTGACGACAATGATCTGTGTTTTGTGTTCAACATCTGTGCTACACAAGTACACTCGGTACCCTGGCCTTTATCGGCATCCAAACACGGCATCCACCGGAGCCCGTCTCGGCATGCACTTTATAGGTCCGTTCGCTATGGAGGTCACGTCTCATGATCAGCCGGCTCCACGCCTTGCGGATTGCTAAACACGTCTTCCGGGTCCCACGTCTTCTTTACCCGCGTCAGCCTCTCCAGGTTGTCCGCCCAGTAGAGCTCCTGCGCCGCCGTCCGGTTCATCCACCCATCCACGTACCCGGCGTACGTGGATCGGGCGCCCGGGGCCGCCCGTAGGACCCGCTCGTGTACGCCGTCAAGAAGCCCCCGTGTTGAGTCCGATACTTTGCCCACTCCGGCGCCGTAGGACTGGTACATCATTATCTTGTCCCGGTGTGGGTATGCGGTCGCGTTGCCTGCCGTGTCGGCCGTTGCACCGCCTTCGATATTGAAAAGGATGACGAAGGGGGCCGTTTGActcttcttgttctcaaGGAAAGCGAATATGTCGCTAATAGCTGTCTCGTTTAGCATGTCTTTCCTCCGTAAGGCCAATGATTTGGTGTAGAACGCCGTCGGGAGACTCATGGCTGCGCATCCCACTCTTTCTGCTTCATGCAAGAGGTGGCCCATCCAGTTCGTCAGCCAGATGGCACCATCCTTAGCCCCGGGGAGTCGATCAGGGATTCCAGATGCGCGGTACTCTGCGTCAGTTCCGAAGAACGTTCCTGTGATGAGTACGCCTAGTGGTTGGACGACAAAGAGGCTCGCAAACCGTCGATCGAGGGTTGGATCAGTAATCAGCGCCTGCCAATCCCTGTATAGAGTCGACATGTTTCCTGGAGTACCAAAGGCAAAGTTGTAGCTGTATTCGACAACACCGTTGGGCTCCGGATGTGTCTGCACCGCGAACTTGGTGACGATACCAAAGCTGGCGCCAGCACCGCGCAGTGCCCAGAATAGATCCGCATTCTCCGTCTCGCTCGCTGTACGGATGGTTCCGTCTGCTGTTACCACTTCGACTTGGACTACATGATCGAGAGAGGTCCCCCACAGGCGTGAGATTGGCCCCAGGCCGCCCTTTTGCCGTATTAGCCACTGTTGAGATGCATCAAGTCGTCGAAACTTACGATTGTGAAGTGTCCCCCTACGCCCACACTCGAACACGTTCCGTGAGCCATGGCCCGTCCACCGTTGGCATGAAGATGCGCGTCTAGTTCTCCAAGATGCATCCCTCCACCGATTGACGCTTGCCACGTCGAGTGGTCCATAGTGAAGTTTTTGAGGTTCCTCAGATCAAGCACCACAGCCCCGTCAACCCCCCCGAGGCCAAAATTGCTGTTCTCGTTAGCACAGCTAGAGGTGACCTCCCTGATGATGCCCTTACCCATATGAGTGACCGCCAGATCTGGCTTGGACCTTGAATCCGTTTTCCTTTGCGCATTTGACCGCTCCAGAGACATCAATGGCAGTCCTGGGTCGAAGAACTGCCACGGGGGTCACTGGAAACTCGAGATTGAACGGTATCGcccaagagaagaagaggttgtCACCAGGATATCTGACGCAGTCAGGGCGGCTTGCACAGACGGCATCGAGGCAGTCGCGAATAGGCGTGCTAGTGCCGCTCCCCATGTTGATAAAGTAAGATATGAACAGTAAAAGATGGAAGAGAGGAACTTGAGGGGCTAGGATCAGTGATAAACGCATGATGGCTGTATATTTTCAAGGTTATCGTAGGTAGATTGTGCTGCAAGTCGATGCATCATCGAACCTTTGTGTGTGGCCTACCGGATCTCTTAAGACGAACATGTTGATCAGGATAATACCTTCCGTCTCAATCGTCCTGCTTTGGCAAGGGGGCAAGTAGGGAAGTTGCAATCAATGCCGATATCCGCGCCCGTGGCATGGCAAAACGAGAAGAACAAACACCGATTATCTCTAAAGGTGCAACTAGGTCCAGAAAACCCCGAACAGTTTTATGTATAAAGCAGGTATTGGCAATATTTAGAGTTGTGCTCCGTTGGTGTTATATTGACCGGAGTGCTGCATAGGTAGGTGAACATGAGCAGTCCAGCATTTCCTGCTTAGCAGCAACATCCTCTATTCTTGCCTCTGAAGAGTCTTCCTTGCCCCTCGAGCTGTGATAGCGGTAGCCCTCCCATTCTCGTCAACATCAAACACAAAGTCATCGAGCCCAATGTTGCCATATGGCGGCTCGCCAACCCCAGCCCAGGCACCACAACCGCCAAGCCAAGGCTCATCTCTTGAACCAAATACGCTTTCGTTGGTGTTTAGACCGTATACGCCCCTGAAAGCGACTTTGCCGCCCCCGTGAAGTCCAACAGGGTAGAGGCGCAGATTGGCGCTTGGACTTGTGCTGGATACGGACTCGGCCATCGACAGGGCTGCGTAATATGTGACAAGCAAGTCAAGGTCTCCCGAAGTCCAATTCTGAACTCCAAGACCCAAATGCCCGTCTAGACTAACAATCGTCATCTCCATGGAGTTGTCAGTCGCAACGTACGTACCCGCAAGGTTCTTGATAGCCTGCTCAACGGCGGCAGCCTCAAAGGCTGGGACCATGATGTCTGTTACCATCTCGTTGATGATGTTCATCTCAAGAGACCTCCGGTCTGGTCCACTAATTGGAGGCCTGCCAGCGATGTTGACCATAAACCCAAGTCCATGGTCGGGCGAGAGGGCCATCTGGGCATAGTAGCCTAGAATCCCGCCGTTCTTTGTGTAGAGATCCACTAAGCGGGTTCCTGAGGCCTTGGAAGATGCACCTGGAACTGAGGGGATTTCTATTCGTCGAATTTCCCAGGGCATGCCGACTGAGAAATGGCTATCCGGGGTATTGGATATGGGCTTCAGCCAACGGCGCGTCGCCACTGGGGATAAAAGAGATGAGGAAAGAATCGACTGGCCGATGGCTGCCATGTCAGATCCGGTGGATAGCATAATGCCCTGACTGAGATGGCCTCGAATGTTAGAAAGAGTGGAACCCAATTTTATAGGCCATACTCACGCGCTCGAAGTCTCATCTCCGACATCAATCTTCCAGCCGCTTTCAATCTCGTCTCCGGGGATGA includes:
- a CDS encoding FAD-binding PCMH-type domain-containing protein, translating into MRLSLILAPQVPLFHLLLFISYFINMGSGTSTPIRDCLDAVCASRPDCVRYPGDNLFFSWAIPFNLEFPVTPVAVLRPRTAIDVSGAVKCAKENGFKVQARSGGHSYGNFGLGGVDGAVVLDLRNLKNFTMDHSTWQASIGGGMHLGELDAHLHANGGRAMAHGTCSSVGVGGHFTIGGLGPISRLWGTSLDHVVQVEVVTADGTIRTASETENADLFWALRGAGASFGIVTKFAVQTHPEPNGVVEYSYNFAFGTPGNMSTLYRDWQALITDPTLDRRFASLFVVQPLGVLITGTFFGTDAEYRASGIPDRLPGAKDGAIWLTNWMGHLLHEAERVGCAAMSLPTAFYTKSLALRRKDMLNETAISDIFAFLENKKSQTAPFVILFNIEGGATADTAGNATAYPHRDKIMMYQSYGAGVGKVSDSTRGLLDGVHERVLRAAPGARSTYAGYVDGWMNRTAAQELYWADNLERLTRVKKTWDPEDVFSNPQGVEPADHET
- a CDS encoding Beta-lactamase domain-containing protein, coding for MFINPSKTPRLVLGLLTLLSLSEAQTAHDCPLWGPIYPAPTNVLKSTIVTKAIDNLKQSLDVALSNGTLGAANASFHLEVFSTDQHLLNYSYAAPQIKDSLTAGVLNRDTVFRIGSVSKLVAVYTLLAATGMEYINDPVTKWVPELAAASVPDDRAVDAVRWQDITIGALAGHQAGLLKDFSVADLTFAYNASIEKQLGLPVLPNNEIPSCGSDTELPACSRQEFFDSIKALHPVSAPFNMPIYSNPAFQILAYALEGITNKTFSQVFESSIVRPLHLNATYLSTPSVTDNLNAIIPGDEIESGWKIDVGDETSSAQGIMLSTGSDMAAIGQSILSSSLLSPVATRRWLKPISNTPDSHFSVGMPWEIRRIEIPSVPGASSKASGTRLVDLYTKNGGILGYYAQMALSPDHGLGFMVNIAGRPPISGPDRRSLEMNIINEMVTDIMVPAFEAAAVEQAIKNLAGTYVATDNSMEMTIVSLDGHLGLGVQNWTSGDLDLLVTYYAALSMAESVSSTSPSANLRLYPVGLHGGGKVAFRGVYGLNTNESVFGSRDEPWLGGCGAWAGVGEPPYGNIGLDDFVFDVDENGRATAITARGARKTLQRQE